Proteins encoded in a region of the Apilactobacillus apisilvae genome:
- a CDS encoding MFS transporter, with product MSDSGQPIWRRNLFVLWFATFIAGTGFSEVIPFLSLYVSELGKFSHGMLSMVSGLVYAATFIVVAVTAPMWGRFADRHGRKRLLLQTTIGSAVAITLMGLVTNAWQLVALRAAQGFFAGVIPNATALVAAETPKKKEGYALGIITTGYVGGNLLGPILGGFLAGIFSIRVTFFITGGLLFLSFLLSLFMVKETFKPDPSKIKKQPSLFDIHFLKEFPNPKLTAWLLVSTIIVQAGLYSIYPVISLFVKELMNNHGPVTVVAGIISSLPGIAMFISSPFWGRLGDRIGSNKILIYGFIFSIIFYFPQGFFTSVIVLGILRFLVGLSNAAIYPVIQTVLAKKTPAGSTGMVFSLNQAAQAIGAVVGSMMGGFISNIFDYSGVFIFTALLLLVNLILLLWQVPSIRKDSF from the coding sequence ATGAGTGATTCAGGTCAGCCGATTTGGCGAAGAAATTTATTTGTTTTATGGTTCGCAACATTTATTGCGGGAACGGGTTTTAGTGAAGTAATTCCATTCTTGTCGCTTTATGTTAGTGAATTAGGTAAGTTCTCCCATGGGATGTTATCCATGGTTAGTGGTTTAGTTTATGCTGCAACTTTTATTGTAGTTGCAGTTACCGCACCAATGTGGGGACGCTTTGCTGATCGGCATGGTCGTAAAAGACTGTTGTTACAAACTACCATTGGTTCTGCAGTAGCAATTACTTTGATGGGATTGGTTACCAATGCTTGGCAATTAGTAGCGCTTAGAGCAGCACAAGGCTTTTTTGCCGGCGTTATTCCTAATGCAACGGCATTGGTAGCTGCAGAAACGCCTAAGAAAAAAGAGGGGTACGCTTTAGGAATTATTACCACTGGTTATGTTGGCGGTAACTTATTAGGTCCTATTTTAGGGGGCTTTTTAGCTGGTATTTTTTCAATCCGAGTTACTTTTTTCATAACTGGTGGACTATTATTTTTATCATTCTTACTTAGTTTATTTATGGTTAAAGAAACCTTTAAACCTGATCCTAGCAAAATAAAAAAGCAACCTTCATTGTTCGATATTCACTTTTTAAAAGAATTTCCCAATCCAAAGCTAACGGCATGGCTATTAGTTTCTACTATTATTGTACAAGCTGGACTTTATTCGATTTATCCCGTAATTAGTTTATTTGTTAAAGAATTAATGAATAATCATGGCCCCGTTACAGTAGTGGCTGGGATTATTTCATCTTTACCTGGAATCGCGATGTTTATTTCTTCACCATTCTGGGGTCGTTTAGGAGATCGAATTGGTTCGAACAAAATTTTGATTTATGGTTTTATTTTCTCAATCATTTTTTATTTCCCACAGGGATTCTTTACTAGTGTCATTGTTTTAGGAATTTTAAGGTTCTTGGTTGGTTTATCAAATGCGGCGATTTATCCAGTTATCCAGACGGTCTTAGCTAAAAAAACGCCAGCTGGTTCCACCGGGATGGTATTTAGTTTAAATCAAGCAGCTCAAGCGATTGGAGCGGTTGTTGGTTCGATGATGGGTGGATTTATCTCAAATATTTTTGATTATAGTGGCGTGTTCATATTCACCGCGTTATTATTATTAGTGAACCTAATTTTATTGCTATGGCAGGTTCCATCAATAAGAAAAGATTCTTTTTAA
- the purB gene encoding adenylosuccinate lyase, translating into MIDRYTREEMGTVWSKHNQYASWLEVEIAVDEAWAKLGEIPESDVEKISKNATFDEHEIAKIEKITHHDVVAFTRDVSKSLGDEKKWIHFGMTSTDVVDTAQGYRLKQANQILKKDLEELTKTIAKKALTYKDTVMMGRTHGVQAEPTTFGLKVARWYSEMKRNIKRFELASKEVEAGKISGAVGTFANVDPFVEKYVCEKLGLRPQEITSQILPRDLHADYIACLGLIATSLEEFATEIRSLQRSEIHEVEEHFAKGQKGSSAMPHKRNPIGSENICGLARVVRGHVTTAYEDIPLWHERDISHSSAERIILPDTTILLDYMLHRFNKIVADLDVFPERMKKNLNITNGLIYSQRVMLKLIDAGMSRESAYDLVQPLTAISWDQDKQFKPLVENNEEIKNHLSKDKIEDAFDYHYHIRHVDDIFKRIGLLK; encoded by the coding sequence ATGATTGATCGTTACACAAGAGAAGAAATGGGTACAGTATGGTCAAAACATAATCAATATGCATCATGGCTAGAAGTTGAAATCGCGGTTGATGAAGCATGGGCTAAGCTAGGTGAAATACCTGAATCAGATGTGGAAAAAATTAGTAAGAATGCTACATTTGATGAACATGAAATTGCTAAAATTGAAAAAATTACTCATCATGACGTTGTTGCATTTACTCGTGATGTTTCAAAATCACTTGGTGATGAGAAAAAGTGGATTCACTTTGGGATGACAAGTACTGATGTTGTTGATACTGCTCAAGGATATCGCTTGAAACAAGCCAATCAAATTTTAAAAAAAGATCTTGAAGAATTAACTAAAACAATCGCTAAAAAAGCTTTAACATATAAAGATACTGTTATGATGGGACGTACTCATGGTGTTCAGGCTGAGCCAACTACTTTTGGATTAAAAGTAGCGCGTTGGTATTCAGAAATGAAAAGGAATATTAAACGTTTTGAACTTGCTTCAAAAGAGGTTGAAGCTGGTAAAATTTCTGGAGCTGTTGGGACTTTCGCTAACGTTGATCCATTTGTAGAAAAATATGTATGCGAAAAATTAGGCTTACGTCCTCAAGAAATTACTAGTCAGATTTTACCTCGTGATTTACATGCTGATTACATTGCTTGTTTAGGGTTAATTGCAACTAGTTTAGAAGAATTTGCAACTGAAATTAGAAGTTTACAACGCTCTGAGATTCACGAAGTGGAAGAACATTTTGCTAAGGGACAAAAAGGTTCATCTGCAATGCCACATAAAAGAAATCCAATTGGTTCTGAAAATATTTGTGGACTAGCTCGTGTCGTTCGTGGACATGTTACGACAGCATATGAAGATATTCCTTTATGGCATGAAAGGGATATTTCACATTCATCAGCGGAACGAATTATTTTACCAGACACTACTATCTTACTAGATTATATGTTGCATCGTTTTAACAAGATTGTGGCTGATTTAGATGTATTTCCAGAAAGAATGAAGAAAAATCTTAATATTACTAATGGTTTAATTTATTCACAACGTGTAATGCTTAAATTGATTGATGCAGGGATGTCAAGGGAATCAGCGTATGACTTAGTGCAACCGCTAACTGCCATTTCATGGGATCAAGATAAGCAGTTCAAACCGTTAGTTGAAAATAATGAAGAAATTAAAAATCATTTGTCTAAAGATAAAATTGAAGATGCTTTTGATTACCATTATCATATTCGTCATGTGGATGATATTTTTAAAAGAATTGGCTTATTAAAATAA
- a CDS encoding tyrosine-protein phosphatase, protein MENKRLLDVKNGYNFRDLGGYRTKDGRKIKWNKLVRSGELSDLSKDDITYLAKYGVKYDVDLRSDLERKNASDKLIPDVDFIPNPVFNTGHDKTDKEYAKQYSINPTLGEDNMILSYQSMVTEDSAKNAFRNLFDTLLKNDSDNSSVLFHCAQGKDRTGLSAAFVLFALGVDEETIKKDYLMSKEQMKPYVQLKINQYSNYGMNNILKKNLENLYSVDEKYFDAAMDTIKKEYGNMNNFLHEFIELTDDEINKLRTIYLDK, encoded by the coding sequence ATGGAAAATAAAAGACTTTTAGATGTTAAAAATGGCTATAACTTCAGAGACCTAGGCGGATATCGTACCAAAGATGGTCGAAAAATTAAATGGAATAAATTAGTTCGCTCAGGAGAACTATCTGATTTATCAAAAGATGATATAACCTATTTAGCTAAATATGGCGTTAAGTATGATGTTGATTTACGTTCAGATTTAGAACGTAAAAATGCTAGTGATAAGCTAATTCCTGATGTTGACTTCATTCCTAACCCTGTATTCAATACTGGTCATGATAAAACAGATAAAGAATATGCTAAGCAATACAGTATTAACCCTACCTTAGGTGAAGATAATATGATTTTATCCTATCAAAGTATGGTGACCGAAGATAGCGCCAAAAATGCATTTAGAAATTTATTCGATACCCTACTTAAGAATGATTCAGATAATAGTTCAGTTCTTTTTCATTGTGCACAAGGTAAGGATCGAACTGGTTTGTCAGCTGCCTTTGTTTTATTTGCGTTAGGGGTTGATGAAGAAACTATCAAAAAAGATTACTTAATGTCAAAAGAACAAATGAAACCATATGTCCAATTAAAGATTAATCAATACTCAAATTATGGTATGAATAACATTTTGAAAAAAAATCTAGAAAACTTATACAGTGTCGATGAAAAATATTTTGATGCAGCAATGGACACAATTAAAAAAGAATATGGTAATATGAATAACTTTTTACACGAATTCATTGAGTTAACTGATGATGAAATTAACAAGTTAAGAACAATTTATTTAGATAAATAA
- a CDS encoding MFS transporter, with product MDNNSYWRKNLWILLFGTFLTGIAFSEIIPFQPLYIAQLGDFSKNELAIWSGIIYAAPFVVVIFTSAMWGRFADRHGRKRLVLQTSFGSAITIFLMAFCTNIWELLILKALQGFFDGVIPNSIALVATGTPRHKTGYALSILSTGYTSGFLVGPIFGGVLVKLLSIRVSFMVTGALLFAFFLLTFFFVEEYFKPDPAKLKEKKQSFFKIIKSFSNPHFVIWILIISISLQIMNNSINPLITLYVKELMGGSGDVSVVSGLVAAMPGIGMVIASTLFGRFGDKHGTNKVLTIGFILAILFLFPQGFAPSVLFFGFFRFLTGISNAALFPSVQTLLAKGTPANSTGMAFSLNQGAQAVGICIGSILGSVVSSIFDYDAVFYVSALVVLITFILVKWKVPELRNNHEFE from the coding sequence TTGGACAATAATTCATATTGGCGTAAGAATCTATGGATATTGTTATTTGGAACATTTTTAACTGGAATTGCCTTTAGTGAGATTATTCCTTTTCAGCCATTATATATTGCTCAATTAGGTGATTTTAGCAAAAATGAACTAGCCATTTGGAGTGGAATTATTTATGCAGCCCCATTTGTGGTTGTTATTTTTACTTCTGCGATGTGGGGGCGTTTTGCTGATCGCCATGGACGAAAGCGATTAGTTTTACAAACTTCCTTTGGTTCAGCTATTACAATCTTTTTAATGGCGTTTTGTACCAATATTTGGGAACTATTAATTTTAAAGGCGTTACAAGGCTTTTTTGATGGCGTGATTCCGAATTCGATTGCATTAGTCGCAACAGGGACTCCTCGCCATAAGACCGGCTATGCATTAAGTATTTTATCAACCGGTTATACTAGTGGTTTCTTAGTTGGTCCCATCTTCGGTGGAGTTTTAGTTAAATTATTAAGTATTCGAGTTTCTTTTATGGTAACCGGAGCCTTATTATTCGCATTCTTTTTATTAACGTTCTTCTTTGTTGAAGAATACTTTAAGCCAGATCCAGCTAAGTTAAAAGAGAAAAAGCAATCATTCTTTAAGATTATTAAGAGTTTTTCCAATCCGCATTTTGTAATCTGGATTTTAATTATCTCGATTTCATTACAAATTATGAATAACTCAATTAATCCTTTAATTACACTTTATGTTAAAGAATTAATGGGTGGTTCTGGTGATGTATCAGTAGTATCTGGTTTAGTTGCGGCAATGCCTGGAATTGGAATGGTAATTGCATCGACATTATTTGGTCGATTTGGTGATAAGCATGGAACTAATAAAGTTCTAACCATTGGTTTTATCTTAGCTATTTTATTCTTATTCCCTCAAGGTTTTGCCCCAAGTGTGTTGTTCTTTGGGTTCTTTAGATTCTTAACGGGAATTTCGAATGCGGCATTATTCCCATCTGTTCAGACTTTATTAGCAAAGGGAACACCAGCTAATTCAACTGGAATGGCCTTTAGTTTGAATCAAGGTGCGCAAGCGGTTGGAATTTGTATTGGTTCAATTTTAGGGAGTGTTGTTTCATCAATCTTTGACTATGACGCTGTCTTTTATGTTAGTGCACTAGTCGTACTAATTACTTTCATTTTAGTTAAATGGAAAGTCCCTGAATTAAGAAATAACCATGAATTTGAATAA
- the brnQ gene encoding branched-chain amino acid transport system II carrier protein: MEDLNKKPLSLKQYLVVSSLLFALFFGAGNLIFPLHLGQLAGSNWWLAMLGFFCTAVVLPLLSVLAISVTHSKGVYDIGKPLGGAFALVFMVLIHATIGPLFGTPRTATVPFSVGVQPLLPEKYSHLGLLIFSFLFFLAAFLLSYKESSIMKSIGKLLNPVFLLLLFSIFLLGFLHPMGSAANQVATSAYQNGSFFNGFLQGYNTMDALAGLAFGVTVVTAVNQLGKTNPLSNAKVTAKAGLLAEGLVAVIYVVLVWLGATTLNQFKGSADGGTAFNQLMGYYMGNVGHALLATLLTLTCLTTAMGLVAAFAQDFHKHFSFLSYRQWLGLMCLASFMTANFGLDTIIQWSTPMLMFLYPFAMVLILLSVFSPLFKRDSVVYLFVVLFTTVPALMDMVSSFPPVVSQSAFGTAVTNFQQSYLPLASIGMDWVVPAMVGLLVGLTVHFVKSNKQSSRQTVED; encoded by the coding sequence ATGGAAGATTTAAACAAAAAACCATTATCTTTAAAACAATACTTAGTTGTTAGTTCACTATTATTTGCACTATTCTTTGGTGCTGGAAATTTAATTTTTCCACTTCACTTAGGACAATTAGCTGGTTCTAACTGGTGGTTAGCAATGCTTGGCTTTTTCTGTACAGCCGTAGTATTACCACTACTTTCAGTTTTAGCAATTAGTGTTACTCATTCAAAAGGTGTCTATGATATTGGAAAACCACTAGGTGGTGCATTTGCATTAGTCTTTATGGTATTAATCCATGCAACCATCGGACCTTTATTTGGGACTCCACGAACTGCGACAGTGCCTTTTAGTGTGGGAGTTCAACCCTTACTGCCTGAAAAATACAGTCATTTAGGCTTATTAATTTTCTCATTCTTATTCTTCTTAGCTGCATTTTTACTTTCATATAAAGAATCTAGCATTATGAAAAGCATCGGTAAATTATTAAATCCTGTGTTTTTATTATTATTATTCTCAATCTTCCTACTAGGCTTCCTTCATCCAATGGGTAGTGCTGCAAATCAAGTTGCTACTTCTGCCTATCAAAATGGATCATTTTTCAATGGGTTCCTACAAGGATATAACACAATGGATGCTTTAGCTGGATTAGCCTTTGGAGTCACCGTCGTGACTGCTGTTAATCAACTTGGTAAAACCAACCCATTAAGCAATGCTAAAGTAACAGCTAAAGCCGGATTGTTAGCTGAAGGTTTAGTTGCAGTTATCTATGTAGTCTTAGTATGGTTAGGTGCAACCACTTTAAATCAATTTAAAGGATCAGCTGATGGTGGAACTGCATTTAATCAATTAATGGGCTACTATATGGGCAATGTTGGTCATGCTTTATTAGCTACTTTATTAACATTAACTTGTTTAACCACTGCAATGGGCTTAGTTGCTGCATTTGCACAAGACTTTCATAAACATTTTTCATTTTTAAGTTACCGTCAATGGTTAGGATTAATGTGTTTAGCATCATTCATGACTGCTAACTTTGGTTTGGATACAATTATCCAATGGTCAACACCAATGTTGATGTTCTTATACCCATTTGCAATGGTATTAATCTTATTATCAGTGTTCTCACCACTATTTAAGCGTGACTCCGTTGTTTATTTATTCGTAGTATTATTCACGACCGTACCAGCATTAATGGATATGGTATCATCATTTCCACCGGTAGTTTCACAAAGTGCTTTTGGAACAGCAGTTACAAACTTCCAACAAAGTTACCTTCCATTAGCATCAATTGGTATGGACTGGGTTGTTCCAGCAATGGTTGGTTTATTAGTCGGTTTAACTGTTCATTTCGTTAAAAGTAATAAACAAAGCAGTCGTCAAACAGTTGAAGATTAA
- a CDS encoding SWEET family sugar transporter, giving the protein MKIDNYVPKDKRKDVTDKRIKNLKLMSKVAIFTSSLMYIAYIPEIIQNFSGDPVSPIQPFVATINATLWTLYGWFKTYRDWPLVISNVPGVIFGFITLATVFIH; this is encoded by the coding sequence ATGAAAATTGATAATTATGTACCAAAAGATAAACGTAAAGATGTTACTGACAAGCGGATTAAAAATTTAAAATTAATGAGTAAGGTTGCTATTTTCACTTCTTCATTAATGTATATTGCATATATTCCAGAAATTATTCAAAACTTTTCTGGTGATCCGGTCAGTCCTATTCAACCATTTGTGGCAACGATTAATGCCACCTTGTGGACATTATATGGTTGGTTTAAAACTTATCGTGATTGGCCATTAGTTATTTCCAATGTTCCGGGAGTTATTTTTGGCTTTATTACATTGGCAACAGTTTTTATTCACTAA
- a CDS encoding Abi family protein, whose amino-acid sequence MTNEKPFKTIDEQIDILNKRGLSTNENSKISLKQFGYYSIVNGYKWLFLSRNTNGKIVKPEQFIKNSTFDDIRKLYDFDKELRSILYKALLEYESNLRAKISYTFCEYHPEESAYLNSSNYNEKINVDSSIKKLKKVIKKYNNKSEDNAIKHYTNHYGQVPLWVLVNFLTFGDINYFYNNIEEQVRIDISKKFSEKYKINYNKSVKIQSISIDAINHMVNDFRNAVAHGDVTYYMHLIKGPSFKSIKKDLSLNDLKVSSQRGIFELVIALKLVLNSECFYELKSNLYNLFDDYENKFYSVSFDTILHDMNFPQNYKCFI is encoded by the coding sequence ATGACTAATGAAAAACCCTTTAAAACAATTGATGAACAAATTGATATACTAAATAAAAGAGGATTATCTACCAATGAAAATTCTAAAATTAGTTTAAAACAATTTGGTTATTATTCTATTGTTAATGGATATAAATGGTTATTTTTAAGTAGAAATACTAATGGGAAAATTGTTAAACCTGAACAATTTATAAAAAATAGTACTTTTGATGATATTAGAAAATTATATGACTTCGATAAAGAACTTAGATCAATTTTATATAAGGCTTTATTAGAATATGAATCCAACTTAAGAGCTAAAATATCCTATACTTTTTGCGAATATCATCCAGAAGAAAGTGCGTATTTAAATTCTTCTAATTATAATGAAAAAATTAATGTAGATTCTAGCATAAAAAAACTAAAAAAAGTTATTAAAAAGTATAATAACAAAAGTGAAGACAATGCTATAAAGCATTATACAAATCATTATGGGCAGGTACCCTTATGGGTTTTAGTCAACTTCTTAACTTTTGGTGATATTAACTATTTTTATAATAATATTGAGGAACAAGTTAGAATAGATATATCAAAGAAATTTTCTGAGAAGTATAAAATTAACTATAATAAAAGTGTTAAAATTCAAAGTATTTCAATTGATGCTATTAATCATATGGTAAATGATTTTAGAAATGCTGTTGCTCATGGGGATGTTACATATTATATGCATCTTATTAAGGGGCCTTCTTTTAAAAGTATAAAGAAAGATTTGTCTTTAAATGACCTAAAAGTATCAAGTCAAAGAGGTATTTTTGAACTTGTTATAGCTTTAAAATTAGTCCTTAATAGTGAATGCTTTTATGAATTAAAATCTAACTTGTATAATTTATTTGATGATTATGAAAATAAATTTTATTCTGTATCTTTTGACACCATACTTCATGATATGAATTTCCCCCAAAATTATAAATGTTTTATTTAA
- a CDS encoding NAD(P)-dependent oxidoreductase, with translation MNILVAAPSNSFDINKIKENFAENGNFDNDNIYYEDESLSSDILNRIDIFVGYNKQLLDEILSSDQSQLKWIQALSAGVDYYPLDQLKDKKIALTTVSGIHAEPIAESVIGMILGSYRAINESARKRNWYKPTSMLKMINGKHAVVFGTGHIGGRIAELLDAFGAKTVGVNHSGHPAKNFAETVSMDNVTNETKVLDADIIINALPLSDSTYHYYNDKFFNLLNKQPMFISIGRGPSTVTQDLIDALNNHQLGSAALDVTDPEPLPEDSPLWKMDNVLITPHISGIHAEYMDESLAILDENMQSFNNDGKPSKNLVNLDEGY, from the coding sequence ATGAATATTTTAGTTGCTGCACCAAGCAATAGCTTTGATATTAATAAGATTAAAGAGAATTTTGCAGAAAATGGTAATTTCGATAATGATAATATTTATTATGAAGATGAGTCACTATCATCAGATATTTTAAACAGAATTGATATTTTTGTTGGATATAATAAACAACTATTAGATGAAATATTAAGTAGTGACCAATCACAATTAAAATGGATTCAAGCTCTATCAGCAGGTGTCGATTATTATCCATTAGATCAATTAAAGGATAAAAAGATTGCCTTAACAACAGTTAGTGGAATTCATGCGGAACCAATTGCTGAATCAGTAATTGGGATGATTTTAGGTAGTTATCGTGCAATCAATGAATCAGCACGAAAGAGAAATTGGTATAAACCAACTAGTATGCTTAAAATGATTAATGGCAAACATGCGGTGGTATTTGGCACTGGTCATATTGGTGGCAGAATTGCTGAATTATTAGATGCATTTGGTGCCAAAACAGTTGGTGTGAACCATAGCGGTCATCCAGCAAAGAATTTTGCTGAAACTGTAAGTATGGATAATGTTACTAATGAAACCAAAGTTTTGGATGCTGATATTATTATTAATGCTTTACCATTAAGTGATAGTACTTATCACTATTATAATGATAAATTTTTCAATTTATTAAATAAACAACCAATGTTTATCAGTATTGGTCGTGGACCAAGTACAGTTACTCAAGATTTGATTGATGCTTTAAATAATCATCAATTAGGATCTGCTGCACTAGATGTTACTGATCCAGAACCATTACCTGAAGATAGTCCACTATGGAAGATGGACAATGTTTTAATTACTCCTCATATTTCAGGAATTCATGCTGAATATATGGATGAATCTTTAGCCATTCTAGATGAAAATATGCAATCATTTAATAATGATGGTAAACCAAGTAAAAATTTAGTTAACCTTGATGAAGGTTATTAA
- a CDS encoding alpha/beta hydrolase, producing MSIKKVATTFGIVSASVGIGVFTFSEYLFKLGMSRKDAEPVPQTKQLKFAYQYYRYVDWFRAIPKDEWILHEQETGEKMVASYVPAATKTNKTVVMAHGVGCNRETMANFIKLYHELGFNVLAPDDRAHGDSDGKYVSYGWTDRIDYKRWINMVIYKVGLDSEILLFGISMGAGIVTMLSGEELPDQVNGIIADCGYSNVGDEFNYLLKERFHLPAYPFEPLVSAINWHRVGYRLHNASCTNALKKNNLPILFIHGGSDIYVPSYMSCINYNASKGPKQLWIVPKADHEESFWINPVAYKQKVKEFIHTYV from the coding sequence ATGAGCATAAAAAAAGTAGCAACTACTTTTGGAATTGTTTCAGCATCTGTAGGAATTGGTGTATTTACATTTAGTGAATATCTTTTTAAATTAGGTATGAGTCGGAAAGATGCCGAACCAGTCCCTCAAACTAAACAGTTGAAATTTGCATATCAATATTATCGCTATGTAGATTGGTTTCGTGCCATTCCTAAAGATGAATGGATTTTGCATGAACAAGAGACTGGTGAAAAAATGGTTGCTTCATATGTACCAGCCGCTACCAAAACTAATAAAACGGTTGTAATGGCACATGGTGTTGGGTGCAATCGAGAAACCATGGCCAACTTCATCAAACTATATCATGAATTAGGATTTAATGTTTTAGCTCCAGATGATCGAGCACATGGTGATAGCGATGGAAAATATGTTAGTTATGGTTGGACTGATCGAATTGATTATAAACGTTGGATTAACATGGTCATTTACAAGGTTGGTTTAGACTCAGAAATATTGCTATTTGGTATTAGTATGGGAGCCGGCATTGTAACAATGTTAAGTGGTGAAGAATTACCGGATCAAGTTAACGGTATTATTGCCGATTGTGGTTACTCAAACGTTGGTGATGAATTTAATTACTTACTAAAAGAAAGATTTCACTTGCCAGCATACCCTTTTGAACCGCTAGTTAGTGCAATTAATTGGCATCGCGTTGGTTATCGCTTACACAATGCTTCTTGTACGAATGCACTGAAGAAAAATAATTTACCTATTTTATTTATTCATGGTGGTAGTGATATTTATGTTCCATCATATATGTCATGCATCAACTATAATGCATCAAAAGGTCCTAAGCAGTTATGGATTGTTCCTAAGGCAGACCATGAAGAAAGTTTCTGGATTAACCCAGTTGCTTATAAACAAAAAGTTAAAGAATTTATACACACTTATGTATAG
- a CDS encoding FAD-dependent oxidoreductase, with the protein MKVIVIGCTHAGTYAVKQILKEHPKAEVTIYERNDNISFLSCGIALYLDGKVADPKGLFYSNPKELTDLGANVKMLHDVKDIDTENKQVKVEDMNSHEIFEDNYDKLVMTTGSRPVMPPIEGRDNKNVYFCKNWHDAQTLFEKAKTNQRITIVGSGYIGAELAEAFSNHGHDTTLIDTNERVMSKYFDQPFTDKIEAAYQKHNVNLELGQLVKSFSGEDELTITTDQKEIKTDMAILCVGFKPNTELLKDKVEMMPNGALITNEYMQTSNPDIFGAGDSVAVHYNPTGKNAYIPLATNAVRQGILVGNNIEKPTTKYMGTQSSSGLQLYEYSIVSTGMTAELAKKEGFNAHSVLLEDNYRPEFMPTTEPVLMSLVYDADSRRILGGSLMSKYDISQSAGTLSMCIQNKNTIDDLAMVDMLFQPNFDRPFNYLNLLGQAAQAKEAK; encoded by the coding sequence ATGAAAGTTATAGTAATTGGATGTACACATGCCGGAACTTATGCTGTTAAACAAATTTTAAAGGAACATCCTAAGGCAGAAGTTACAATTTATGAACGCAATGATAATATTTCATTCCTATCGTGTGGAATTGCATTATACCTAGATGGTAAAGTTGCTGATCCTAAAGGGCTATTTTATTCTAATCCCAAAGAATTAACTGATTTAGGTGCTAATGTTAAGATGTTGCATGATGTTAAGGATATTGATACTGAAAACAAACAAGTTAAAGTTGAAGATATGAATAGTCATGAAATCTTTGAAGATAATTACGATAAATTAGTTATGACCACTGGTTCTCGTCCCGTAATGCCACCAATTGAAGGCAGAGATAATAAAAATGTCTATTTCTGTAAAAATTGGCACGATGCACAAACATTATTTGAAAAAGCTAAAACCAATCAACGCATTACTATTGTCGGTAGTGGATACATTGGAGCTGAGTTAGCTGAAGCTTTCTCTAACCATGGTCATGACACGACTTTAATTGACACCAATGAACGTGTAATGTCAAAATATTTCGATCAACCATTCACTGATAAGATTGAAGCAGCTTATCAAAAACACAATGTTAATTTGGAACTAGGACAATTAGTAAAGAGTTTCTCTGGCGAAGATGAATTAACTATTACTACTGATCAAAAAGAAATTAAAACTGATATGGCAATCCTCTGTGTTGGTTTTAAACCAAATACAGAATTACTAAAAGACAAAGTTGAGATGATGCCTAATGGTGCGTTAATTACTAATGAATATATGCAAACATCTAATCCAGATATTTTCGGTGCTGGTGATAGTGTCGCGGTTCATTACAATCCAACTGGCAAAAATGCTTATATTCCATTAGCAACTAATGCGGTTCGTCAAGGAATTCTAGTTGGAAATAATATTGAAAAACCTACTACTAAGTATATGGGAACTCAATCTTCATCAGGATTACAATTATATGAATATTCCATTGTTTCAACTGGAATGACTGCTGAATTGGCTAAAAAGGAAGGGTTTAATGCTCATTCAGTATTGCTTGAAGACAATTACCGTCCAGAATTTATGCCAACAACTGAACCAGTATTAATGTCGTTAGTTTATGATGCTGATAGTCGTCGTATTTTAGGTGGTTCTTTAATGAGTAAGTATGATATTTCACAATCTGCTGGAACTTTATCAATGTGTATTCAAAATAAAAACACAATTGATGATTTAGCTATGGTGGATATGTTATTCCAACCTAATTTTGACCGTCCATTTAACTATTTAAATCTTTTAGGTCAAGCTGCACAAGCAAAAGAAGCAAAATAA